CAGTTAGCATCAGCCACCTCTACCGATTGTAATGTTTTCAGCTCTTTGCGTACGCTAGATGCTTCAGCCAATGCTTCTGGCAAAAAATCCATATTATTACGGACGCCATCAGCAATAATCGCCATTGGGTAGCCGTAGAACTTACCGTTCGTTTCACGATCGACAACTGCGATATTATCAGCAATTTTCTGTTGCTTAATTTGACTATTAAGCACAGTGATAAAGTCACTACCTGAACGTTCACGGTTACCTGTTTTGATCAAATAACGCATCTCAACAGGCTCAGATAGCTGCGATACATCCACACCAGCTTCACGCAATTGCTGAAGTGGGATCGCTTTGCTGTCGTATAGCTCTCCGATCACGGTTTGAGTTTTACCTGTTACATCAATATCAAATTGATAAACCAGCGAAGGCCAGAAATAGCTCAAGCCTTTATAGCCAATCAATAGCAATAAACCTAATACGGCAACAAGACTGATACTAACCGCACCAGCCGTTACCCAAATCCAAGGTGAGCCTGATTTAAACCATTTAATCATGAACGTACCACGTCCTTATAATGAACTGTATTTTTCACGTAGACGCTGCCTCACAACCTCTGCAATCGTATTGAAAACAAAGGTAAACACAAATAACACAAATGCGGCTAAGAAAAGCACTCGATAATGCGAGCTTGCCACTTCAGATTCCGGCATTTCAATCGCAATGGTTGCTGCTAATGTTCTTAAACCTTGGAGTAAATTCCAATCCATGATCGGAGTATTACCCGTCGCCATCAGCACAATCATGGTCTCACCGACTGCACGACCTAAACCCATCATCACCGCAGAAAAAATACCCGGACTTGCCGTTAATAACACGACTTTAGTTAAGGTCTGCCATTGCGTTGCACCAAGGGCTAATGAACCTTTAGTTAAATGTGGCGGTACAGAAAACACCGCATCTTCAGCAATGGTAAATATGGTTGGGATCACAGCAAAGCCCATCGCAATACCGACAATTAACGCATTTCGCTGATCGTAACCAATACCATAATGTTGTGATAAATAGCTTTGTAAATCGCCACCTAATAGTTGCTGAGATAACCAAGGGCTGACAGCAAAACAGCCATAACCCACCAGCACAATCATTGGGATCAACAACGCAATGTGAAGGCCATTAGGAATACGTGAACGCCAACGTCCCGGCAACATCGACCAAATAAAGCCAATCACTATCATACTAAGCGGTAATACAATAAAGCTCAGTGCTACACCAGTTAAGTTTTGATCGACAATCGGTGCTAACCAAATACCAGCAAGAAAACCCAATATTACTGTGGGTAGCGCTTCCATTAATTCCACGGTTGGCTTAATTAAGCGCCTTACTTTTGATGACATGAAGTATGCTGTATAAATCGCGCCAGCCAATGCTAATGGGATCGCAAATAGCATCGAAAACACTGCCGCTTTTAACGTACCAAAGATGATAGGAACCAAGCTCAATTTAGGCTCAAACTCGTCACTGGCAGATGTAGATTGCCATACATAATCTGGCTCTGGATAACCTTCATACCAAACTTTCTGCCATAACGAAGAGATACCAATATCTGGGTGCGAGTTATTCACTTTATAGCTTTGCCATTCCCCATTATCGAGGGTTAACAGCATATTAGCTTTAGGTGAAATAGCTATATCTTGCGGCACCTTATCAAATACCTGATGTTGATAAATCACATCACGCTCAGAAGTATAATAAGCAGATACTCGCCCATCCTTCTGCACCACAAAAAAACCTTTGCGGTAATACTCAGGTACAATTTTCACAATTGGACTATCTGAAAAGTGGAAGTCACGAACGTTGATAAGCTGACGCTTACCCTCTTTCACCACCTCAAACCACTGTGAAATCGTGTTATTGGAATTAGTGATCAGCAGTGAATTAGCACCGGACAATAAATCGATACGCTCAGGCTGAATAGATTTATCCGCTGATAATGGTGTTTTTGCTCTCAACTCTGCTTGCTGATGATTCAAGCTATAAGTAAATAAAGTGGAATCGCTCAATGCATACAGCGTCTTACCATCAGGCGTTAATACAAGTTGCTCAACCTTATTAGGAATATCACGCACTTCAAATAACGACTGATGCCATGCTTGATCTGGATTTATCGTTGAGTCCGCTTTTACTAATCGAGCTAAATATAACTGATGCTGCTCGGTATAAGCTGCCAGCATGATGAGGTTATCACGCCCAGATATGGCGAGTTGTTCTACTTTTGTTGGCGTAGGTAGAACGGTTAATGGCGTTTTACCAATCGGGTAATCCAATACAGGAAATAACTGCTTTTTATCGTTTTCAAATGTGAAGTTAAAATCAGCTTTGGCAATTTTAATCTTGCCACCTTTCATGGCGTAAGCCACTAAGCCGTCACGAGGCAGACTGGTCGCAAAAGCAGTAGGGGCATCAACGATAGTACGCTGTTTAATCACTTTACCAGCAGCAGGTGAAGGCGATAAACGGATGAAGTCAACCTGCCCATCCGTTGTAAAACGATAGGCCAAGGTATTACTTTCATCGATACCTACTTGCGCCGTTTGTCCCGGCAGCGCTAAGGAAAACGAGTGATTGGGTTTTACCGAAACAGAAGAGAAAATAGGTACGATAACGTAAAGCAGATAGAAAAAGATCAGCACTAACGTCACTAGCACAAAGATGCCGCCAGCGGTTACCCCTAACCGTGCTAACTTGTCTTTCACTCGGCGAAGCTGATTTTCTCCCATTAAAAATGAACTGGCATGTGCCATTATTACCTCAAACCTATTTATACGCGCTAAAGTGTATTGCTATTTAATGACACTTTTATTACAGGCGATATTTCTAAAATTCCACATCGCGCAAATTTATAAATTAATGCTGAAAGAAAATGTTACGCCAAATAAATGAATTATGACTACTTACGCATTTACTCATTTACGTCCTAACGCACCATAGACAGCCTAAATAGTTGTTAGGATAATTATTAATAACAATCAATCAGTTTGTTGCTTTATTGTCAGTTCACTAGCAACCAATAATAAGGAAATATGTAATGAAACAACTCATTATTACTGTTATCGGTAAAGATAAAACCGGATTAGTAGAGCAACTCTCAGATACGGTTTATAACAATGGCGCAAATTGGCTCAAAAGCTCATTAACCCAGCTCAGTGGGCAATTTGCAGGTATTGTGCAAGTGGAAGTTTCAGCTCAACATATTCAACAGCTTAGCAGTGCATTATCGCAAATAGACGGTCTTCAGATCCATATCGTCGAGGCACAAATCAAAGCTTCCTCACAACAGATCATGCAGAAGCTAACCGTTACAGGTAACGATCGGTTAGGTATTGTTAAAGAAGTAACCACTCACCTACATCAACTAGGCGTGAATATATACAAACTCAAAACCAGTACCGAAAGCGCACCTAACTGGGGCTACCCTATTTTCAAAGCGCAATTTCAGCTCGAACTACCTGCCGATCTCGGCATAGATGTAGTGCAAGAACAGCTTGAATTATTGGCAGATGACTTAACCATAGATATTGAGCAATAACATCAAATAACGCTGCAAAATAGGTGCTAATGAACAGCACTCAATGTAGCGCTTATCCCTTATCTTTACCATGATATTTCACAGCGAAATATCAATACCGCCATACCCGAAGTACAAGGATGAATACCGCGAATGAACACCAACGATCTATATATTGAAAAAGAGTTAAGTTGGCTCTCTTTTAACGAACGTGTATTACAAGAAGCGGCAGATAAATCTGTCCCTTTAATTGAACGTGTGCGATTTCTCGGTATTTTTTCTAGCAATACAGATGAGTTCTACAAAGTGCGTTTTGCTGATGTAAAACGCCAAATTTTAATTAATGAAGAACAAGGTGGAGGCGATCAAGCCAAACAGCTATTAAGCAAAATTCAAAGTCGTGTACTGAAGCTCAATCAAGACTTCGATACCCTTTATAATGAAATTCTGCTCGAAATGGCGCGCCGTCATATCTTCTTAGTTAACGAATTACAGTTAGAAGACAGCCAAAAAGCATGGCTAAAACATTACTTCCAACAAACAATTTTACCGCACGTCACCCCAATATTACTGACTGACGATGTTGATATTCTGCAAGTATTAAAAGACGAATATTCTTATCTTGCGGTAGCGATAAATCGTGGTGATGAAACCCACTATGCCCTTATCGAAATACCAACAGATCAGCTTCCTCGTTTTGTTCAATTACCGAAAACCAAAGGTAAACGACACAAAACGTTAATTTTACTCGACAACATTATTCGTCTTTGTATCGACGATTTATTTAATGGCTTTTTTGAATACGATGCCCTTGCCGTCTATGCAATGAAAATGACCCGTGATGCCGAATACGATCTAAGCCAAGAAGTTGAACATAGCTTATTAGAACAAATGTCGGAAGGCTTAAACCAACGCTTAACTGCAATGCCTGTTCGGTTTGTTTATCAGCGAGATATGCCGGGTAAAATGATCAACGTATTGTGCGATAAGCTAAAAGTCTCTAGCTACGATAGTGTGATCCCGGGAGGACGCTACCATAACTTTAAAGACTTTATCGGCTTTCCGAATGTCAGCAGAAGTTACCTTGAAAATAAAGAGCTCACACCCATTGAGAGCTATCATTTCAAATCGGCTCGTAATGCCTTCGATGCCATCAAAGCACAAGATATTTTGCTCTACTATCCGTACCACACATTTAATCATATGACAGAGTTGGTACGTCAAGCCTCTTACGATCCCAAAGTGCGTAGTATTAAGATCAACATCTACCGTGTAGCAAAAAACTCACGGATCATTGATTCCATGATCGATGCGGCTAATAACGGCAAGAATGTGACCGTAGTAGTTGAACTTCAAGCTCGCTTTGATGAAGAAGCCAATATCGAATGGGCACGACGATTAACAGAAGCTGGAGTTAATGTGATCTTTGGTGTTCCGGGTTTAAAAATACACTCCAAACTATGTTTGATCACCCGAAAAGAAGGCAATGAACTCGTTCGTTATGCGCATCTTGGTACCGGTAATTTCAATGAAAAGACAGCCCGTATTTATACCGATTTTTCACTATTAACATGCGATAAATCTATCACCGATGAAGTCAAACAAGTATTTGGTTATATCGCTAACCCTTATCGCCCCGTTAACTTTGAACAACTCATCGTTTCACCACGTAACTCACGCTCACGTTTATACGAATTAATCGATAGAGAAATTGCACACGCCAAGCAAAACTTACCATCCGGTATTACACTTAAGGTCAACAACCTTGTTGATAGAGGCTTGATTAATATGCTGTATCAAGCCAGCAACAATGGTGTAAAAATCAAATTAATCATTCGTGGTATGTGTTCATTGGTACCGGGAATTAAAGGGATCAGCGATAACATCACCGCGATCAGTATCATCGATAGATTTTTAGAACACCCTCGCGTCGCTGTATTTGAAAACAATGGTGATCCTGATGTTTATATTTCATCAGCAGATTGGATGAGCCGTAACATTGATAATCGTATTGAGGTGGGTTGCCCAATTAAGTCCCCAACACTCAAACAACGCATTATCGATATTCTCAACATTCAACTGTGCGACACAGTCAAAGCCCGTGTGATTGATGAAGGGATGCACAATCATTATGTACCTCGTGGTAATCGTCGCAAAATTCGCTCACAAACAGCCATTTATGATTATCTGAAACACAGCGAAAAACGACTCAAAAAGCATGCTGAAAGAGCAGAGAGACACGATGACAGAAACTAATCACTCTTCCCAACCTCGTGAGATTGCCGCTATCGATCTAGGATCGAATAGCTTTCATATGGTAGTAGCACGTATCGTGGGACAAAGCTTGCAAATCGTTAGCCGTCATAAGCAGCGTGTTCATCTCGCATCTGGGCTTGATAAACAACAAAACCTCGACCAAGCAGCGATCAACCGTGGCTTAAGCTGCTTGGCAATGTTTGCTGAAAGACTACAAGGGTTTGAACCTGAAAATGTCCGTATTGCGGCAACCTATACCCTACGGCAAGCACAAAATGCTCACGTTTTTCTTCAGCGTGCCGAACGTATATTACCCTTTCCGATTGAAATAATTCCCGGCACTGAAGAAGCTCGTTTGATCTACCTTGGTGTGGCGCACACTCAGCCAGATAAAGGCAAGAAACTGATCATTGATATTGGTGGTGGTAGTACAGAGCTAGTGATTGGTGAAGAGTTTGACACTCATATTCTTTATAGCAAGCACATGGGCTGTGTCAGCTATAACAAACAATTCTTTGCCAATGGCAAGTTGAGTCATAAAAACATTGCTGCTGCACAATTAGCGGCAAGACAAAAACTCGAAAGTATCGCCACTAAATACCTTGATATTGGCTGGGATAAAACCTTAGGTTCATCAGGCACCATCAAAGCCATTCGTGAAGTATTAATTGCCCAAGGGCACAGTGATGGTGTGATCACATCGGCGAGGCTGAAACGACTGCTTGATGATATTACCGCATTTAAGCATCAAGACGATCTTGATTTACCGGGATTAAGTGAAGACAGAAAGCCTGTCTTTGCCGCTGGGGTAGCCATTCTTAGTGCGATTTTTGAAGCGCTTGATATTCAAGATATGCACTTTTCCAGTGGCGCATTGCGCGAAGGCTTGCTGTATGAAATGGAGCAACGTTTCCGCCATTCCGATATTCGTGTGCGCACCGCAACGGCGATGGCAAAACAATACAATATCGATACCGCTCAAGCCAAACGAGTACAAACCACAGCCGTTGATATTTACAATCAAATTGATACGCAACCGGGCGTCAAGAAAACGGAGCTATCAACTTTGCTATCATGGGGCGCATTACTCCATGAAGTTGGATTAAGTATTAGCTACCCTGGCTTTCACCGCCATAGTGCTTACTTACTTCGCTATAGCACAATGCCTGGCTTTAATTTAGAACAACAAACCGTATTGTCGACCTTAGTACGCTTTCAACGTAAAGCATTAAAACTGGCTGAAATGCCAGAGCTCACCATCTATAAACGCAAGCACCTTTACCCGCTAATTCGTACCCTTCGCTTGGCTGTGGTATTCAATGGTCAACGTAGTGATGAACCACTACCTAAGCTGAAAGTAAGCGCTAACAATGAGCATTGGCAACTAACGTTACCTGACGGATGGACAAAGGAAAATAAACTACTGGCAGCCGATCTGAAAACAGAACAAGAATATTGGCATAAAGCCGGATGGGAATTAGACGTTAACGAATTAGACTAGAAAGGAAAGCGCCAGCAAATTAAATGCTGGCGTTTTTCTTAATCTTTTAACAGACCGAGTTTGGCTAGGTTTTGCTCTACAACAGCAACAGGCAATGGGATATAACCATCTTTTTGCACGATTTTTTGACCGTCACTGGAAAGGATAAAACGTAAGAACTCGCCTTCCATCGGCGCTAACGGTTTATTCGGATGCTTATTCACATAAACATATAAAAAGCGCGACAATGGGTAGCGTCCATTGACGGAGTTTTCAATTGTCGCTTCCACATAATCATCCCCTTCACGGGCAACAGGGATCGCTTTAATACCTGTCGTTTTATAGCCAATACCTGAGTAACCAATGGCATTTAACGATGTTGAGACAGACTGGACAACAGAGGCCGATCCCGGTTGTTCAT
The sequence above is a segment of the Photobacterium leiognathi genome. Coding sequences within it:
- a CDS encoding ABC transporter permease subunit; its protein translation is MAHASSFLMGENQLRRVKDKLARLGVTAGGIFVLVTLVLIFFYLLYVIVPIFSSVSVKPNHSFSLALPGQTAQVGIDESNTLAYRFTTDGQVDFIRLSPSPAAGKVIKQRTIVDAPTAFATSLPRDGLVAYAMKGGKIKIAKADFNFTFENDKKQLFPVLDYPIGKTPLTVLPTPTKVEQLAISGRDNLIMLAAYTEQHQLYLARLVKADSTINPDQAWHQSLFEVRDIPNKVEQLVLTPDGKTLYALSDSTLFTYSLNHQQAELRAKTPLSADKSIQPERIDLLSGANSLLITNSNNTISQWFEVVKEGKRQLINVRDFHFSDSPIVKIVPEYYRKGFFVVQKDGRVSAYYTSERDVIYQHQVFDKVPQDIAISPKANMLLTLDNGEWQSYKVNNSHPDIGISSLWQKVWYEGYPEPDYVWQSTSASDEFEPKLSLVPIIFGTLKAAVFSMLFAIPLALAGAIYTAYFMSSKVRRLIKPTVELMEALPTVILGFLAGIWLAPIVDQNLTGVALSFIVLPLSMIVIGFIWSMLPGRWRSRIPNGLHIALLIPMIVLVGYGCFAVSPWLSQQLLGGDLQSYLSQHYGIGYDQRNALIVGIAMGFAVIPTIFTIAEDAVFSVPPHLTKGSLALGATQWQTLTKVVLLTASPGIFSAVMMGLGRAVGETMIVLMATGNTPIMDWNLLQGLRTLAATIAIEMPESEVASSHYRVLFLAAFVLFVFTFVFNTIAEVVRQRLREKYSSL
- a CDS encoding glycine cleavage system protein R, with translation MKQLIITVIGKDKTGLVEQLSDTVYNNGANWLKSSLTQLSGQFAGIVQVEVSAQHIQQLSSALSQIDGLQIHIVEAQIKASSQQIMQKLTVTGNDRLGIVKEVTTHLHQLGVNIYKLKTSTESAPNWGYPIFKAQFQLELPADLGIDVVQEQLELLADDLTIDIEQ
- the ppk1 gene encoding polyphosphate kinase 1, which encodes MNTNDLYIEKELSWLSFNERVLQEAADKSVPLIERVRFLGIFSSNTDEFYKVRFADVKRQILINEEQGGGDQAKQLLSKIQSRVLKLNQDFDTLYNEILLEMARRHIFLVNELQLEDSQKAWLKHYFQQTILPHVTPILLTDDVDILQVLKDEYSYLAVAINRGDETHYALIEIPTDQLPRFVQLPKTKGKRHKTLILLDNIIRLCIDDLFNGFFEYDALAVYAMKMTRDAEYDLSQEVEHSLLEQMSEGLNQRLTAMPVRFVYQRDMPGKMINVLCDKLKVSSYDSVIPGGRYHNFKDFIGFPNVSRSYLENKELTPIESYHFKSARNAFDAIKAQDILLYYPYHTFNHMTELVRQASYDPKVRSIKINIYRVAKNSRIIDSMIDAANNGKNVTVVVELQARFDEEANIEWARRLTEAGVNVIFGVPGLKIHSKLCLITRKEGNELVRYAHLGTGNFNEKTARIYTDFSLLTCDKSITDEVKQVFGYIANPYRPVNFEQLIVSPRNSRSRLYELIDREIAHAKQNLPSGITLKVNNLVDRGLINMLYQASNNGVKIKLIIRGMCSLVPGIKGISDNITAISIIDRFLEHPRVAVFENNGDPDVYISSADWMSRNIDNRIEVGCPIKSPTLKQRIIDILNIQLCDTVKARVIDEGMHNHYVPRGNRRKIRSQTAIYDYLKHSEKRLKKHAERAERHDDRN
- the ppx gene encoding exopolyphosphatase, which codes for MTETNHSSQPREIAAIDLGSNSFHMVVARIVGQSLQIVSRHKQRVHLASGLDKQQNLDQAAINRGLSCLAMFAERLQGFEPENVRIAATYTLRQAQNAHVFLQRAERILPFPIEIIPGTEEARLIYLGVAHTQPDKGKKLIIDIGGGSTELVIGEEFDTHILYSKHMGCVSYNKQFFANGKLSHKNIAAAQLAARQKLESIATKYLDIGWDKTLGSSGTIKAIREVLIAQGHSDGVITSARLKRLLDDITAFKHQDDLDLPGLSEDRKPVFAAGVAILSAIFEALDIQDMHFSSGALREGLLYEMEQRFRHSDIRVRTATAMAKQYNIDTAQAKRVQTTAVDIYNQIDTQPGVKKTELSTLLSWGALLHEVGLSISYPGFHRHSAYLLRYSTMPGFNLEQQTVLSTLVRFQRKALKLAEMPELTIYKRKHLYPLIRTLRLAVVFNGQRSDEPLPKLKVSANNEHWQLTLPDGWTKENKLLAADLKTEQEYWHKAGWELDVNELD